The genomic region ACCAGGAATCCCACATGAGGCGCAGCCCTCACGAGCCCGGCCGGTACTACGTCAATGACAATCCAACCTTGGGTCTCACCGTCACGGACCGCGGTCTGCGTTTTTTGGAGTACCTGGCGAAGGGCGATGCACGGCACCCACAGGCGGCCGACCAGTGAATCTGATCGAGTTCGTTCTGCCGGTCGATGTTCAGCGGGACGGTGCCGACTGGTGGATGTTGGGCGCGACCCTGGGGGCTGCCATGGCGACGGCGGTGTCCGCCTACGTCGTGGCCTACCAGGCTGTCCAAACCCGCAAGGCGACGAAGGCGTCTGTCCGAGCCGCGGAAGCTGCCGAGCGTAACGCGGAGGCAGCTGTCGCGGCGGCCAAGGTGTCAGAACGCATGCTCGCGCAGACTGAACAGGCGAGGCGCGAAGCTGCCCTACCGAAGATCACGGTGCACTGCCCGGACTTCTCACAAGCATCCGTCTTCAGACTGAAGCCGCGCAGCGAAACGGGATGGGAGCTTCTGCCCAAAGACTTCCGCCTGATCCACGGCGGAGCTCGCGCAGACCTCGACATGTTCGACGAGGTTGCGGTCCGGGTGCCCTTGACCTTCATCAATGATGGGGACGAGAGCGCCGTCCTGACGGTGCAGGGACTTCCATTCATCCTGGAGATGGCGGAGTCGTACCCCCAAAGCACCTGGGTAGTGCCAGCGCATGACAGCCTCATGGGCTTCGTCATGGTGGCGCAGATGGTGAACCAGTGGGCGAACGACGACCCCTACAGAAGCGAATACGATCCTGCAGGATCAGCGCTGCTGACTGCGGAAGTGGGCGCACATCGCTCTGCATCGCAGACGTGGCAGCTGATCGCAACTGGGATGCCGTTCCGACGCGATCCTGACGATGATGACGTTCTTGTTGCCGCCGTGACTGGTACGCAGGTGCGCTCTGCTGTGAAGTACCTTGGGTCCGATCTGAGCGAGCCCGTCGAGGAGCACGCTCCTGACGCTTCAAGTGGTGACGCGTGACCTACTGGGCAGCTTCCAGCGCCCGGTAGATGGTCGGCCTCGACACATTGAAGGACGATGCGAGGTCCGTGGCACCTTCGCCTTCGTCGTAGCGGAGGCGGATTGCCTTGACTTGCTTGTCGGTGAGCTTGGGCTTCCGACCACCTACCCGGCCGCGCTCACGAGCCGCCGCGAGGCCATCCAGTGTGCGGCCCTGCATCATCGCGTGCTCGAACTCTGCGAACGCGGCAATCATGGTGAAGAAGAGTCGGCCTTCGGCGGTTGTGGTGTCGATTTGCTGTTCCGTGGCGACGAGCGCGATGCCATTGGCACTCAGCCACTCCGCGATGGCCAAGAGGTCCTTGGTGGAGCGCCCCAACCGGTCGAGTCGCGTGATGACAAGTGTGTCACCTTCGCGTAGGACATCGCGGGCGCGGTCCCATTCCGGCCGGGAGGCCTTGGTGCCTGTGAAGGTGTCCACGAAGATCCGCGAGCATCCCGCCACCTTCAGTGCGTCCTGCTGCGACTCAGGGTTCTGATCGGTCGTGCTGACGCGGGAGTAGCCAATGCGGTGCGAGGTCATGGTTACAACCGTAACGCAAACGGTCTCAGCGTTACAAGGGATTCGGACACGAGTTCTGAGACACCTGGCACCGCGTGTCGCGGCATTCTCCGATGGTGTCTCACAGACGATCGTTTGTCTGCCACCGCGGTGGTGCGGTGGAGGACCATGGTCGGGTTAGACGGTCGGCGTCTCCCCCAACGCCCACCGGAGCGCACCGCGTACGCCGATGGCATGTGCCTTCTGGATCAGGGACACGTCTGCGCCGTCTGCGTCCAGCTCGTCCAGCTCCCGGCTCACCTGCTCCAGCTGTGCCCGGATGTCGAGCGTGTTCCTGGCGCTCATCGGTCTGCACCAGGGGTGTCGTCCAGCACGCCCTGGAGCGCGTCGCGGACGCCTGTGACGTAGGCGCGCACCGTGGGTGGGCAATCCACACCGGGTTCTCCCATGGCGGCCAGCGCGGCGTTCATGCGGTCGAGTCGATGCTGCAAGACAAGGATGTTCACGATGGTCTTCCTCTTCGCGTAGTAGGTGGTGGCCCTGCCCCGGGAACGTCCATCCGTGGGGCAGGGCCGTTGGCGGGCCGATGAGGAGTACAACTCCCGCCATCCGTGACTCGGCCCTCATTCCGACTCACGGGAGCTTGTGGGTCCCCTCCGGCCCAACACCGTGATGTCGGAGGGGGTGGGCGGCCACTCGATGAAAGATCCGCCCGTGAAGGTGACAAGCCTTCACATCGTGTACATCACTGCACACGAATTCTTTATTCTTCTTCAGTACCCGCGTCGCAATTCTTCTGCGCCTGTGCAACAAGAATTCCAAACTGCTGAAGTGGAAGCACGACGTAGCTGTCCTGCGCTGCACGTCGAGGTCGCTTCCATACGGCCGCGTAGTGATCTACCCCGGCCTCTTCAGCTGCGGCCTTCGCCTCGTCCACACCCAGTGCCAGGTCCCGCGCCTGAGCCGTGAAGGTGCGGATCACCCAGTTGGGAACGCCCAGGACGTCGGAGGGCTCACGGGGCTGCTGTAGACGCTCAGAGAGCGTTGTAGGACGGGGCTGGCGGGCCTCAGCTGGGACATCACAGACCTGGAGGACAAGCGCCACAAGCTGGCGGAACTCAAAGGCTCGAATGCGTGGATCCCGAGTGCTCTCACTCACTTGTAGTCACGCAATGTTCGGCTGGTGCGCGTGCTCCCCAGCTCCCTGCGAATTGCTGCCAGCTCGTCGTATCGTTCGGTTGGGTTGGTCTTCGCCCATGCGAGTCGCATTCGACGGTCGCGCTCGATGTCCTCGTCTGGGGATCCCTTCACCCACGGTGTGAGGTCCGATGGGAATTCACCAACTCCAATCTTCGGCTCACCCCATCGCTTGATCTGCGCGTCCTCGTCGTCCGCGATGGAAAGGGATGAAACCCCCTACGCATTCAAGCTCAGCTCGATATGCTGCCGCGTGAGGATCAGGGTGTCGCCCCTCTTGAGAGCAACGTCACCGAAGACGAATGCTTGTAGAACATGGATTCGCTCTCCTGGTGTGGGCGTGAAGGTCATGCTGTAAGTCCTTTGTTTCTAGAGGTTGATGCGCGCAGGGTGTCTGCGAACACACGGTGGCCGAGCTGTTCGAGGGCGTCCGCGAGTAGCTGTCCGGCCTCTGCCGATTGCGCGGCCGTGGATCCCACCGCGCGGTACACGTCGTCGGCTGCCTGGAGGTCTCGCGCCACGGTGTCGCTGCTGATGCCGAACCGCTCTGCCAAGGCTGTGAGGGCGCGTAGCTCTGCGTCCCCTGCACGGAGGGCGGCTGCGATGTTCCCCTTCTCCAGTGCCTCGTCGCGTAGATCGCGGGCGCTGTTGGCCACCTCCTGCACGCGCATGATGACGACAGCTGGGGACAGCCCCTCCACGGTGCGCAGGGCCTCCTTCACCTTCAGATCCACGTGGGCGTAGAGGTGTCGCCGTACGGCATCGGGGTAGACCTCGAAAGCACGCGAAATGCGCGAAATTCGTTCGCCGTCGATGGCCGCGCCTTCGATGGCTGCACGGTGCGGAGACGTGCAGATGCTGCACGGCCTGCCTGCTCGAATTACTGTCACATGTATTACTATCGGCCGCTCTTCGATTCAGTTCATCTGAACCTGGGAGCGCTGGAGTCGATGATCTAGCTGGTACCTTCGATGTTCTTCGTCTTCTTGTAGTACGGGTGACGGTCTCGAAGTCGGTACAGCGCTGCCTGGCTGATCCCAGTGTCAGCCAGCTCCACCAGCTGCTGCTTGCGTGTCAGGTCCAAGATGTCATCCAACAACTCGATGCCGTACTGGAAGGGCGTCTTGCTGGCCGTCCCACCCTTCTTGCCCCATGCACGGCGCT from Clavibacter michiganensis subsp. insidiosus harbors:
- a CDS encoding recombinase family protein, giving the protein MTSHRIGYSRVSTTDQNPESQQDALKVAGCSRIFVDTFTGTKASRPEWDRARDVLREGDTLVITRLDRLGRSTKDLLAIAEWLSANGIALVATEQQIDTTTAEGRLFFTMIAAFAEFEHAMMQGRTLDGLAAARERGRVGGRKPKLTDKQVKAIRLRYDEGEGATDLASSFNVSRPTIYRALEAAQ